Proteins encoded by one window of Lathyrus oleraceus cultivar Zhongwan6 chromosome 1, CAAS_Psat_ZW6_1.0, whole genome shotgun sequence:
- the LOC127082481 gene encoding allantoinase, producing the protein MDKLLWRVLPLSTLLISFALFFYLHNSNNAELYPIIKLAEGECSLFPYDHYWISSKRILTSQGIISGSVEINEGKIASIVEGYGKQGSSVQQVIDYGDAFIMPGLIDVHVHLDEPGRTEWEGFVTGTRAAAAGGVTTVVDMPLNNHPTTVSKETLELKLEAAENKIYVDVGFWGGLIPENAQNTSILEGLLDAGVLGVKSFMCPSGINDFPMTTIEHIKEGLSVLAKYKRPLVVHSEIQQDSKSNLELKGNGDPHAYNTYLVTRPPSWEEAAIKELVDVTKDTRIGGTLEGAHVHIVHLSDSSASLDLIKEAKRRGDSISVETAPHYLTFSSEEIPDRDTRYKCSPPIRDALNKEKLWEAVLDGHIDLLSSDHSPTVPELKLLKEGDFLKAWGGISSLQFDLPVTWSSGKKHGLTLEQLSLLWSQKPATFAGLESKGAIAIGNHADIVVWQPEVEFDLDDDYPVFLKHPSLSAYMGRRLSGKVLDTFVRGNLVFKDGKHAPAACGVPILAK; encoded by the exons ATGGATAAGCTACTATGGAGGGTATTGCCTTTATCAACGCTCCTAATTTCCTTCGCACTTTTCTTCTACCTACACAATTCCAACAACGCGGAACTATATCCTATTATTAAG TTAGCAGAGGGTGAGTGCAGTCTTTTTCCGTATGATCATTACTGGATTTCTAGCAAGCGGATTTTGACTTCACAAGGAATCATTTCTGGATCAG TGGAGATAAATGAAGGGAAAATAGCATCTATTGTGGAAGGATATGGCAAGCAGGGGAGTTCTGTTCAACAAGTGATTGATTATGGAGATGCTTTTATCATGCCTGGCTTGATTGATGT GCATGTACATCTTGATGAGCCCGGCAGAACCGAATGGGAGGGATTTGTCACTGGTACCAGAGCTGCTGCTGCTG GAGGTGTAACTACAGTGGTTGACATGCCTCTAAACAATCACCCAACAACCGTGTCTAAGGAAACACTGGAACTGAAG CTTGAAGCTGCAGAGAATAAAATCTATGTTGATGTTG GTTTTTGGGGAGGCTTGATCCCTGAAAATGCACAAAATACCAGTATTCTTGAAGGTCTCTTAGATGCTGGTGTTCTTGGTGTAAAG TCTTTTATGTGCCCTTCAGGAATCAATGACTTTCCGATGACCACTATTGAACATATCAAG GAGGGATTGTCTGTGTTGGCAAAATATAAAAGACCTTTAGTTGTGCATTCCGAGATTCAACAAGATTCTAAAAGTAATTTGGAACTTAAAGGTAACGGTGACCCGCACGCTTACAATACATATCTCGTCACTAGACCACCTTCATG GGAAGAGGCAGCCATTAAAGAACTTGTAGATGTTACAAAGGATACTAGAATTGGCGGTACTTTAGAAGGAGCACATGTTCACATTGTTCACTTGTCTGATTCAAGTGCTTCCTTAGACCTTATTAAG GAAGCAAAACGTCGTGGGGACAGCATAAGCGTCGAAACAGCCCCTCATTACCTAACATTTTCATCTGAAGAGATACCAGACAGAGATACTCGGTACAAGTGTTCCCCACCCATTCGTGATGCATTGAACAAAGAAAAGTTATGGGAGGCCGTACTG GATGGACACATTGACCTATTAAGTTCTGATCATTCACCAACTGTGCCTGAACTCAAGCTTCTTAAGGAAGGTGACTTCTTGAAGGCTTGGGGTGGCATATCGTCTTTGCAG TTTGATCTTCCAGTCACATGGTCATCTGGGAAGAAACACGGGTTAACCTTAGAACAGTTATCATTATTATGGAGCCAGAAACCTGCAACCTTTGCAGGGTTAGAATCAAAG GGAGCCATTGCAATTGGAAACCATGCAGATATTGTAGTGTGGCAGCCAGAGGTGGAGTTTGACCTTGATGACGATTATCCTGTTTTCCTAAAACATCCT AGCCTGTCTGCGTATATGGGAAGAAGGTTATCAGGAAAAGTTTTGGACACTTTTGTTAGAGGAAACCTTGTCTTTAAGGATGGTAAGCATGCTCCTGCAGCATGTGGTGTTCCAATTCTAGCCAAATGA
- the LOC127082472 gene encoding sphingolipid delta(4)-desaturase DES1-like yields MGIGGGEDRDGEGVMMAGDFFWSYTDEPHASRRRQILSKYPQIKDLFGPDYSALFKISVVVLLQLGTAILLKDAGWLKILLVAYFFGSFLNHNLFLAIHELSHNLAFSSPVCNRWLGIFANLPIGVPMSVTFQKYHLEHHRFQGVDGVDMDVPSLTEARVVTNIFAKTIWVFLQLFFYAFRPLFLKPKPLGLWEFMNFSIQIALDVSMVYFWSWKSLAYLILATFVGGGMHPMAGHFISEHYVFKPEQETYSYYGPLNLLTWHVGYHNEHHDFPRIPGHKLHKVKEIAPEYYDSLSSYKSWSQVIYMYIMDSTVGPYSRMKRKPSKNE; encoded by the exons atgGGTATTGGAGGAGGAGAAGATCGTGATGGTGAAGGGGTTATGATGGCTGGAGATTTCTTCTGGTCATATACCGACGAACCACATGCTTCTCGCCGTCGTCAAATTCTCTCAAAATACCCTCAAATTAAGGATCTCTTTGGTCCTGATTACTCCGCATTATTCAAg ATTAGTGTTGTTGTTTTACTTCAGCTTGGTACTGCTATTTTACTTAAAGATGCAGGATGGCTGAAGATTCTTCTTGTAGCCTATTTTTTCGGTTCATTTCTCAACCACAATCTTTTCTTGGCTATCCATGAGCTAAGTCACAATCTAGCTTTCTCATCTCCGGTATGTAACCGTTGGCTCGGGATTTTCGCTAACCTCCCAATCGGCGTACCCATGTCCGTAACATTTCAAAAGTATCACTTGGAGCACCATCGTTTCCAAGGTGTAGACGGGGTTGATATGGACGTCCCTAGTCTCACGGAAGCGCGTGTTGTAACAAATATTTTTGCGAAAACCATTTGGGTCTTTTTACAGCTATTCTTTTACGCGTTTCGGCCGTTGTTTCTTAAACCGAAGCCTCTTGGTTTATGGGAGTTTATGAACTTCTCCATTCAGATTGCTCTTGACGTGTCGATGGTTTATTTCTGGAGTTGGAAATCGTTGGCTTATCTCATACTTGCGACATTTGTTGGTGGAGGGATGCATCCGATGGCGGGTCATTTCATTTCAGAACATTATGTATTCAAACCTGAACAAGAGACATATTCTTACTATGGACCTTTGAATCTTCTCACATGGCATGTAGGTTACCATAATGAGCACCATGATTTTCCGAGAATTCCAGGACACAAACTTCACAAGGTGAAGGAGATTGCTCCCGAGTATTATGATAGTTTGTCATCGTATAAATCTTGGAGTCAGGTTATTTACATGTATATTATGGACAGTACAGTTGGACCTTATAGTAGAATGAAGAGAAAACCAAGCAAAAATGAATGA